A portion of the Calliphora vicina chromosome 5, idCalVici1.1, whole genome shotgun sequence genome contains these proteins:
- the LOC135960874 gene encoding trypsin-1 gives MLFLVILSVLLGHISCASRIIGGQFATPGQFPFQVSLQLKGRHHCGGSIISENFIVTAAHCTIGQSPSQMKVIVGTTDLLAGGGQALNIAQFIIHPQYNPQSQDFDMSLIKLSQPLKLGSSTVDKIEMAGPDANFAADTLATISGFGAINGNLQLPNKLKFADVQLWSRDFCNPKNIPGVTDRMICAGHPSGQVSSCQGDSGGPLTVENKLFGVVSWGFGCGAQGKPAMYTYVGALRSWIKQNSGV, from the coding sequence atgttgttcTTGGTAATATTATCGGTATTGTTGGGTCATATATCCTGTGCCTCTCGTATTATTGGTGGGCAATTTGCCACTCCTGGCCAATTTCCCTTCCAAGTCTCGCTACAACTGAAGGGTCGTCATCACTGTGGTGGTTCTATAATTTCGGAAAATTTTATAGTAACGGCAGCTCACTGCACCATTGGCCAGAGTCCTTCACAAATGAAAGTTATTGTGGGCACCACCGATTTATTGGCTGGCGGTGGCCAGGCTTTAAACATAGCCCAATTCATCATACATCCTCAATACAATCCCCAGTCTCAGGACTTCGATATGTCGCTTATTAAACTCAGCCAACCCTTGAAATTGGGTTCCTCCACCGTTGACAAAATCGAAATGGCTGGACCTGATGCTAATTTTGCCGCCGACACTTTGGCCACCATTAGCGGTTTTGGCGCCATCAATGGCAATCTCCAGTTGCCCAACAAATTGAAATTCGCCGATGTTCAGCTGTGGAGCCGTGACTTCTGTAATCCCAAAAATATTCCCGGTGTCACCGATCGTATGATCTGTGCTGGCCATCCCAGTGGACAGGTTAGCTCTTGCCAAGGTGACAGTGGTGGCCCCTTGACGGTGGAGAATAAATTGTTCGGTGTTGTATCCTGGGGTTTCGGTTGTGGTGCTCAAGGCAAACCTGCCATGTACACTTATGTGGGTGCTTTGCGTTCTTGGATCAAGCAAAATTCGggagtttaa
- the LOC135961158 gene encoding putative polypeptide N-acetylgalactosaminyltransferase 9, with protein sequence MTSQLWRRKISNFIIYVALIWFATNFLMFYKKVFLSTEYQTEKQKVIPQYPGDRGTSVHLPLKLSKKVLKLINQGWMNNKFNQYVSDLIPLNRSLLDVQDEWCKQPGRFLKDLPVTDVIICFHNEAWSTLVRTVLSVINRSPEHLIKQIILVDDFSDMAHLKEPLNEYFALYPKVKIVRATKREGIIRSRLLGMKYSTAPVLTYLDSHCECTEGWLEPLLDRIALNSTTVVTPFIDTIDKETFEYLVPRLKSTKFLGGFTWYLEYSWFEASNERMMMHHKNAMDPYYTPTIAGGLFSIDRKFFEHLGTYDSAYEYWGSENLELSFKTWMCGGRLEVVYCSRVGHVFRNETPYNYPSAIEVIVKNAIRLAEVWMDDYAHIYYKILGQKFNLTAGLGDVSDRKQLRKNLGCKSFKWYLENVYPEKFVPVAIGAITQIDTNLCLDAIEAVGKVNIFECHNQGGNQLWMLTDLGEIRKEEFCLTANGTEPVLKSCFYGKEKSHWLFNNVTNVISNKNTKQCLSLSSNRRYVTMETCRKKSWRQRWTLK encoded by the exons ATGACTTCGCAATTATGGCGCCGTAAAatctcaaattttattatttatgtggCATTGATATGGTTTGCTaccaattttttaatgttttacaaaaaagtgtttctgtctACAGAATATCAAACGGAAAAGCAGAAAG TTATTCCCCAGTATCCCGGTGATAGGGGCACATCCGTTCATTTGCCCCTAAAACTATCAAAGAAAGTTTTAAAACTCATAAACCAAGGATGGATGAACAATAAGTTCAATCAATATGTTTCGGATTTGATACCATTAAACAGATCTCTACTGGATGTTCAAGATGAATG GTGTAAGCAACCGGGTCGTTTTCTAAAAGATTTACCAGTTACCGATGTTATTATATGTTTTCACAATGAGGCCTGGTCCACCTTGGTGCGTACTGTACTCTCTGTAATAAATCGTTCGCCTGAGCATTTAATAAAGCAAATTATTCTGGTAGATGATTTTTCGGATATGG CTCATCTTAAAGAACCACTTAATGAATACTTTGCATTATACCCAAAAGTTAAAATAGTTCGGGCCACAAAAAGAGAGGGTATAATACGGTCCAGATTGCTGGGTATGAAATATTCCACAGCACCAGTATTAACATATTTAGATTCACATTGTGAATGTACAGAAg GTTGGTTGGAGCCCCTGCTCGATCGCATAGCTCTCAATTCTACCACCGTTGTCACACCCTTTATCGATACAATCGATAAGGAAACTTTTGAATATTTGGTTCCTCGTCTTAAAAGTACAAAATTTCTGGGAGGTTTTACTTGGTATTTAGAATACTCATGGTTTGAAGCTTCCAACGAAAGAATGATGATGCATCATAAG aatGCAATGGATCCATATTATACACCCACCATTGCCGGCGGTTTATTTTCCATAGATCGTAAGTTTTTCGAACATTTGGGTACCTACGATTCGGCTTACGAATATTGGGGTTCTGAGAATCTAGAGTTGAGCTTTAAAACATGGATGTGTGGTGGCAGATTGGAAGTGGTTTATTGCTCGCGGGTGGGTCATGTATTTAGGAATGAGACTCCCTATAAT TATCCTTCGGCTATAGAGGTTATTGTAAAAAATGCTATACGTTTGGCCGAGGTTTGGATGGATGATTATgctcatatttattataaaattctgggtcaaaaatttaatttaacagctGGCTTGGGTGATGTTAGTGATCGTAAACAATTGCG taaaaatttaggTTGCAAAAGCTTTAAATGGTATTTGGAAAATGTTTATCCCGAGAAATTTGTACCAGTTGCTATAGGGGCG ATCACTCAAATTGACACAAATTTATGCCTCGATGCAATTGAAGCCGTTggaaaagttaatatttttgaatgtcATAATCAAGGCGGAAATCAG ttGTGGATGCTTACTGATTTAGGGGAAATTCGTAAAGAAGAATTTTGCTTAACTGCCAATGGGACTGAGCCGGTTTTAAAATCATGCTTTTATGGCAAAGAGAAGAGT CACTGGCTGTTCAACAATGTGACTAATGTGATTTCCAACAAAAATACCAAACAATGTTTGTCCCTTAGTTCAAATCGTCGATACGTTACAATGGAAACATGTCGCAAAAAAAGTTGGCGTCAACGGTGGACCttaaagtga